From one Ignavibacteria bacterium genomic stretch:
- a CDS encoding TraB/GumN family protein, which translates to MVRWKTKKNLRKWCLTFGIVLQCLVIGCSSVGSRSEHDFNQPTLLWKIESDADAASYVFGTIHLPDSTVFFQRDTVLTILQRCREFYSEINLDSALSGMDPSVMMLPAGKKLWDFYTPSQVTELKAVLTKKLGPMSFMAEKLKPGAVIALLAMDADGATAPMSVDEFLWRTAKSAGCRVSGLETLHEQLSLLDSIPPTMLLEAARQAESDSTLTVLINAYRTEDLHVIVQMVDSVSTLETFMVKLNDTRNITMAQRMKAAVDNGGAFFALGAAHLGGKQGLLAELAKLGYRVTPVFGGKRRSWLQHGTH; encoded by the coding sequence ATGGTTCGATGGAAAACAAAAAAAAATCTAAGGAAGTGGTGTCTGACGTTTGGTATCGTGCTTCAGTGCCTGGTGATCGGTTGCAGTAGCGTGGGATCTCGGTCTGAACATGATTTTAATCAGCCAACATTATTATGGAAGATTGAGTCTGATGCCGATGCTGCAAGTTATGTTTTTGGCACGATACATCTGCCCGACAGTACAGTATTTTTTCAGCGTGATACCGTGCTAACCATTTTACAACGATGTCGGGAGTTTTATTCTGAAATCAATCTGGATTCAGCCCTGAGTGGCATGGACCCCTCGGTAATGATGCTCCCTGCCGGAAAAAAACTGTGGGATTTTTATACACCGTCGCAGGTAACTGAGCTGAAAGCCGTACTGACGAAGAAACTTGGTCCAATGAGTTTCATGGCCGAAAAGCTTAAACCCGGTGCCGTTATTGCCCTACTGGCGATGGATGCAGACGGCGCAACGGCCCCGATGAGTGTTGATGAGTTCTTGTGGCGCACAGCGAAGTCAGCAGGATGCAGAGTAAGCGGACTGGAGACGCTCCACGAACAGCTATCACTTCTTGACAGTATTCCGCCCACAATGCTGCTCGAGGCTGCCCGACAGGCAGAATCCGATAGTACGCTTACAGTACTGATCAATGCCTACCGGACCGAGGATCTTCATGTAATTGTGCAAATGGTTGACAGCGTGTCCACGTTAGAAACATTCATGGTTAAACTGAACGATACCCGTAATATCACCATGGCACAGAGGATGAAGGCTGCTGTTGACAATGGAGGTGCTTTTTTCGCATTAGGAGCAGCACATCTTGGCGGCAAACAGGGTTTACTTGCCGAGCTTGCTAAGCTTGGTTACCGTGTGACTCCGGTATTCGGAGGCAAACGCAGATCGTGGCTACAGCACGGTACCCACTAA
- the secG gene encoding preprotein translocase subunit SecG — MATLLILISVFASILLILVVLIQPGKSEMISGMGGLGGQINSMLGVRTGRNFLQNLTIGLMAAVMVIAILANKLFLDHGDVQKGPVTQGRSIPASSIPNAPSVPAPQPPAGK, encoded by the coding sequence ATGGCAACATTACTTATCCTTATCTCTGTTTTTGCGTCCATCCTGCTGATTTTGGTTGTGTTGATTCAACCCGGTAAGTCTGAAATGATTTCCGGAATGGGTGGCTTGGGCGGACAAATCAACAGCATGCTTGGCGTTCGCACTGGACGTAACTTTTTGCAGAATCTTACCATTGGGTTGATGGCTGCTGTCATGGTTATTGCTATCCTGGCAAATAAGCTCTTCCTGGACCATGGAGATGTGCAAAAAGGCCCGGTAACGCAAGGACGGTCTATTCCGGCCAGTTCAATTCCCAATGCTCCGTCTGTTCCTGCCCCTCAGCCCCCTGCAGGAAAATAG